In one Gossypium hirsutum isolate 1008001.06 chromosome D09, Gossypium_hirsutum_v2.1, whole genome shotgun sequence genomic region, the following are encoded:
- the LOC121220777 gene encoding uncharacterized protein: MREEKTVKQYADIIMVVVNSTRLIEKRRASRVEDFQEGDFQAKAREASNTNVNKGKKFWKNRPKPDAARSSDQPCRYCKRSGHPEERCWFRLDALCQYCKKKGHVEKVCKNKGRPKQTHSQQKSEVVRVAEDISDHEEQVFVVSCSAAEKKCSKGWLLDSGCTNHMSPDASLFKALDRSCKTKVKVGNGQFLKAEGKGDVLIYTPTCNKVISNVLLVLEIDKNLLSIAQLLEKGYLIVFKGEQC, from the exons atgagGGAAGAAAAAACTGTAAAGCAGTATGCAGATATAATCATGGTTGTGGTCAACAGCACAAGGCTCATTG AGAAAAGAAGAGCTAGCAGAGTTGAAGACTTTCAAGAAGGTGATTTTCAAGCCAAAGCTAGAGAGGCCTCGAACACCAATGTTAATAAAGGCAAAAAGTTCTGGAAAAACAgacctaagcctgatgctgcaagaAGCAGTGACCAACCCTGCAGGTATTGCAAGAGGTCTGGTCATCCAGAAGAAAGATGCTGGTTTAGACTAGATGCTCTATGTCAATATTGCAAGAAGAAGGGGCATGTTGAAAAGGTCTGCAAAAACAAAGGCAGGCCTAAGCAGACTCACTCACAACAGAAAAGTGAAGTGGTTCGGGTAGCTGAAGACATCAGTGACCATGAAGAACAGGTCTTTGTTGTGTCTTGCTCAGCTGCTGAGAAGAAGTGTTCAAAAGGCTGGTTATTGGACAGTGGCTGtactaaccacatgtcaccagatgcatcCTTGTTCAAGGCCTTAGACAGAAGCTGCAAAACTAAAGTCAAAGTTGGCAATGGTCAGTTTCTAAAGGCAGAAGGAAAGGGGGATGTGTTGATATACACTCCCACATGCAACAAAGTCATCTCGAATGTGCTATTAGTGCTTGAGATTGACAaaaaccttctcagcatagctcaactACTTGAGAAAGGCTACTTAATTGTGTTCAAGGGCGAGCAGTGTTAG